A portion of the Arcobacter sp. LA11 genome contains these proteins:
- a CDS encoding transglutaminase-like cysteine peptidase, whose translation LSQKKLNSINSKYGEKAKKRAIIWDKVMQNAKGKDTLHKLKAVNDFWNKIKYRRDKAHWGKKDYWAAPFEFLGTGAGDCEDYAIAKYFSLRKLGIPEKKLRITYVKFLRKRTKYEEAHMVLTYYHKPGATPIVLDNINKKLKLASKRKDLRPVYSFNASGLWQAKNKGKTSLRVGKNNLRNWKSLMNRI comes from the coding sequence CTCTCTCAAAAGAAACTAAATTCTATAAATTCTAAATATGGTGAAAAAGCTAAAAAAAGAGCTATCATATGGGATAAAGTTATGCAAAATGCAAAAGGAAAAGATACTCTTCATAAACTAAAAGCAGTAAATGATTTTTGGAATAAGATAAAATATCGAAGAGATAAAGCCCATTGGGGTAAAAAAGATTATTGGGCTGCACCTTTTGAATTTTTGGGTACAGGAGCTGGTGATTGTGAAGATTATGCAATTGCAAAATACTTTAGTTTAAGAAAATTAGGAATTCCAGAAAAAAAGCTTAGAATTACATATGTAAAATTTTTAAGAAAAAGAACAAAATATGAAGAAGCACATATGGTATTAACTTATTATCATAAACCAGGTGCAACACCAATTGTATTAGATAACATTAATAAAAAACTAAAGTTAGCAAGTAAAAGAAAAGATTTAAGACCAGTATATAGTTTTAATGCTAGTGGGTTATGGCAAGCTAAAAATAAAGGTAAAACATCTTTAAGAGTAGGTAAAAATAACTTACGAAACTGGAAATCTTTAATGAATAGAATTTAA
- a CDS encoding LapD/MoxY N-terminal periplasmic domain-containing protein, whose protein sequence is MSLSKQLYLIIAIIFFIIFSGNFIISVKNTKEYLEIESATKAQDTATSLGLSLKPLIKDKEDPEIESIIRAISNSGFYKEVRLEDADFTITKKELIGASTELDDSNWTISQISVEPKYGHVEKVQSDANMNEQLLKLENEEDLGFEEEEEEILYRYIPSEMYEKGGNITFNFTANNDKNHIDTFANLTINKVLVQEQRDVKFEYVPKWFIDLIPISLDEKYSEISNGWNTTAIIYISPNPGEAYAKLYEQARGSIIYAVIAFIISMIILLIFVQYLLRPLKKIEKLAKDIAKGKFGVIEELPWTTEIKNVAIAMNDMSRKIEAIINKLNNNLETLSKKLSQDELTGLSLKPTLETDMKDMFLHKNKGYIFSIKIDNLAAYAKKHTNTEINDYILSFSNVLKDVSTDKKLETKAYLESKAYRFFGSEFVLIAKKCDYECAKDICLRLKTKFEELALNYSLKEVAHIGATPFNQLGSIPEMLQAANEAYEKAKLIGPNEYVIRNSSDSSRNMDVWRDLVFEIIDQSNFDVDYINDAYSLENEEKKLVMQEAFTTAKDKDNNNIPIGTFVSIAEKYEKVIEFDKAVISKVISHITINNIKHDICINLSLDSISNNEFILWLQKEISKNKKIAQQLVFSITAYSAAKDITIFKNFCDYIQSCGSKTIIKRFETKFIPTENLRDFNLDYIRLARDYTCSVCQDKAKKEFIESINDLAHLLNIKVIAENVKDNEDYEVIKKFKLYGASR, encoded by the coding sequence ATGTCTTTATCAAAACAACTGTATTTAATCATTGCAATTATATTTTTTATAATCTTTAGTGGAAACTTTATAATAAGTGTAAAGAATACTAAAGAATATTTAGAAATAGAATCAGCTACAAAAGCTCAAGATACGGCAACTTCATTAGGCTTAAGTCTAAAACCTCTTATAAAAGATAAAGAAGACCCTGAAATTGAGTCAATCATACGTGCCATCTCAAATAGCGGCTTTTATAAAGAAGTTAGACTTGAAGATGCAGATTTTACAATTACAAAAAAAGAACTAATTGGCGCAAGTACTGAACTTGATGATTCAAATTGGACTATTAGCCAGATTTCTGTTGAACCTAAATATGGACATGTTGAGAAAGTTCAATCAGATGCAAATATGAATGAACAACTTTTAAAATTAGAAAATGAAGAAGACTTAGGATTTGAAGAGGAAGAAGAAGAGATATTATATAGATATATTCCAAGTGAAATGTATGAAAAAGGCGGTAATATAACTTTTAATTTTACTGCAAATAATGATAAAAATCATATCGATACATTTGCAAACTTAACAATTAACAAAGTATTAGTACAAGAACAAAGAGACGTAAAGTTTGAGTACGTACCAAAATGGTTTATTGATTTAATTCCTATTAGTCTTGATGAAAAATATAGTGAAATATCAAATGGTTGGAATACAACAGCAATCATTTATATAAGCCCAAATCCTGGAGAAGCTTATGCAAAATTATATGAACAAGCTAGAGGTTCTATAATTTATGCAGTTATAGCCTTTATTATTTCAATGATAATTCTATTGATATTTGTTCAATATCTATTAAGACCTCTCAAAAAAATTGAAAAACTTGCAAAAGATATTGCAAAAGGGAAATTTGGAGTTATAGAAGAATTGCCATGGACAACTGAAATAAAAAATGTTGCAATAGCTATGAATGATATGTCAAGAAAAATCGAGGCAATTATAAATAAGCTAAATAATAATTTAGAAACTTTATCAAAAAAATTATCACAAGATGAACTAACAGGACTTAGTTTAAAACCTACCTTAGAAACAGATATGAAAGACATGTTCTTACATAAAAATAAAGGTTATATATTTAGTATAAAAATTGATAATTTAGCAGCTTATGCAAAAAAACATACAAATACTGAGATAAACGATTATATACTGAGTTTTTCAAATGTATTAAAAGATGTTTCAACGGATAAAAAGTTAGAAACAAAAGCATATTTAGAATCAAAAGCATATAGATTTTTTGGTTCAGAGTTTGTTTTGATTGCTAAAAAATGTGATTATGAATGTGCTAAAGATATTTGTTTAAGATTAAAAACAAAATTTGAAGAATTAGCTCTTAATTATAGTCTTAAAGAAGTAGCGCACATAGGAGCTACACCATTTAATCAATTAGGAAGTATCCCTGAAATGCTCCAAGCAGCAAATGAAGCTTATGAAAAAGCTAAATTAATTGGTCCAAATGAATATGTAATAAGAAATTCTAGCGATTCATCAAGAAATATGGATGTATGGAGAGATTTAGTATTTGAAATTATAGATCAATCAAATTTTGATGTAGATTATATTAATGATGCTTATTCTTTAGAAAATGAAGAAAAAAAACTTGTAATGCAAGAAGCCTTTACTACTGCAAAAGATAAAGATAATAATAATATTCCAATAGGAACATTTGTATCTATTGCAGAAAAATACGAAAAAGTAATTGAGTTTGATAAAGCTGTTATTTCAAAAGTTATTAGCCATATTACAATTAATAATATCAAACATGATATTTGTATTAATTTATCTTTAGACTCAATTTCAAATAATGAATTTATACTTTGGTTACAAAAAGAGATTTCTAAAAATAAAAAAATCGCTCAACAATTAGTCTTTTCAATTACTGCATACTCAGCAGCAAAAGATATTACTATATTTAAAAACTTTTGTGATTATATACAAAGTTGTGGTTCAAAAACTATTATAAAAAGATTTGAAACAAAATTTATACCAACAGAAAATCTAAGAGACTTCAATCTTGATTATATAAGACTAGCGAGGGATTATACTTGTAGTGTATGTCAAGATAAAGCTAAAAAAGAGTTCATTGAATCTATTAATGATTTAGCTCATCTTTTAAATATAAAAGTAATTGCAGAAAATGTAAAAGACAATGAAGATTATGAAGTAATTAAAAAATTCAAATTATATGGAGCTAGTAGATAA